aaaatagacaaataatttatttatttataatatcaatgtggtaaattgcattaaaggcCTTTATCATTGATGCAATAATagtaataacaataattagtGAAAAGTAGTGATGTGGAATTAAAGATGCAGACCACTTTCTCCTTTGGAGTGTGCATACATTATACATTACACAGTCATACATTCGCCAAccaaacatgaaaaatttaaaagaaaaaaaaaagaaaaagaaaaggaaaggagTGGAAAGTCATAATCAAGTAGCGTGGAATTGACGCAGGAATGTAGAGAGAGGAATCTCCAGTGGTCCCCACTCATCTCCTTCCATTATTATATTCTTATCCCTTTTATTTTactccttttccttttctttctttttttttttaataaataaaacttttaataaaatatgaaaaacttAATTCATACCGCTCCTTAACATTCAGATTGACTTTGGGCCGAAAATACTCAGAATTTGTACGCCGTCAACGTTTCCGTCTACCCCTGGCTCGGCTGCCTCACTCCAGCCGACACATAGCTTGTGCTTAATTTaccaactttttttcttttttttttttaatgtattagGAGAtattctcaaaaaatttatatatcttaatatattGTGAATGAAACAATATTCTCTATTCTTTAATGATTTATTGACTGGTTACTTATTcaaaaactataatatttttttatttttaattatattataattgtataattaattttccaagAATATAGTAAGGTTATGTCGAAATTTTATTTCCACAAGCTACTCACATTTGGTAAGTAGAATTATTAATGTTccttattctaatttttttttacattttatatcttattataATGGAGTAAaatttagagggtgtttgtgtgaactttttataaatatcttataaaatgctACAGAGTgtttggtatattttttttagaaaaagagcttataaatttaaaaaataagatattaaatacttataagttctttacaaaaaaaagaataagaatttacttatttataaatttttcattagcAACATTTTATACATTTCATAAGTTGTTTTATCTAAATAcataatgaatttatttttaaaataaaatttaatattttataaattctataaaCATCTTATCAGACgtaagatattttttaaataaatttagtcaaatATTCCATTAAtcaaagtttaattaaaaaacatgtTTGTTGGTGAAGTCATTtgattagattttaatttagtagTGGAAAAAATTTACTGGAGGCCGAGCTGGGGTTGAGCCAGCTAGGGAGCTAAGCCGCTTTTTGTAATAAAGGTATGCGGCGTCACGTAATTGCTTTAAATGTATGTACGCTTGATAACAGCAAGCTGGGTACAAACGCCGTAAACAACTCCACCGTAGCCACTCGTTAATGGCAggcgctctctctctctctctctataaaaTCTCTCTCCTTCTGTTCTTTTACATAGTCTTTAGTTGGTCGCCTCGTTCTCTTCCTGAAGCTCCAGAAATGGTTTGTCTCTCTGCCTCCCTATTTTTCCAGATTTGCTCTCGCATTGCTTTTGATTCTACTATTGATTCAATCACTACTTGATCTGCGATTGATCTGATTTTGCTGTGTTTTATTCCTTTTATCTAAGTTGAAGTGATTGTTTGTGgctttgtttgtttgattgaTCGGTGGTTTGTATTGTGTATTGCGGGATAAGATCTGTTGTGTGCTGTTGTTTGTAGTTAAGTTGACGAACGCACACAATTTTGATtccatattttgtttttgcaatCGTGATAAGATTTTTGCGTCAAGATTAAGCGAGTTGAGAACGCGTCATAGATGAAATTTGATTGATCTGACATTTCTCGTTATGATTCTGGTTTTACTGATTTCCAGATTATTCGTTCAGTTTTGGAAGTTTCTTGACTTCATCAGATGTTGATGAGTCCTTGGTGATGTTCAATAGTAGCAATTAAAGTTGatcataaattcaaatgtaGCTTtcactctctttttcttttaaatctttttctttgtgtCTCTGGATTGTTGCTTGACTTGGATACTTCTAATTCAGTTAGTTTGTGACTGAGCCCCATAGGAATATGGGGCATGAGTTAGTAGATGGTAGTCCAGTTCGGTTCCCTTTGCTGTTGTCGTGGAGGAATGTAtggaaaaatagagataaggtTTCAGCCAATTGCTTTCAAGCTCATTGAATGaagtaaaatttgaattctctttctttctgtcTGAGGGGAATGAAGGAATGGAGTGTAAGCAGTGGTTATTTCATGATTGTACTTTCTTGTTGACTGAAGTAAGATTTTAGTTCTCCCCCTGTCGGTTATGGGGGGCATGAACAAGATGGAGGGTAAGCGGGGTTTATTTCacaatattcattttattttgttttgtttcgAGTTACTGATCTTAACTTTTCATGTTTctgttatttgtttatatgcAGAGTTCTTTGCTTTTGGTGTTACCATCTGATTCATCCCGTGATTGTTTCATGTCTCTGGAACTTTTCAATATTGTTATTTGAATGACATTTCTTATGATCGTGTTTTAGGCAAACGCAGCATCTGGGATGGCTGTGCATGATGACTGCAAGTTGAGGTTCTTGGAACTAAAGGCGAAAAGGACTTATCGTTTCATTATCTTTAAGATAGAGGAGAAACAGAAGCAGGTTGTTGTTGAAAAAGTTGGTGAGCCAACTCAAAGCTATGACGACTTCACCGCTAGTCTTCCTGTGGATGAATGTCGCTATGCAGTCTACGATTTTGACTTCGTGACTGCAGAGAATTGCCAGAAAAGCAGGATATTCTTCATTGCTTGGTACTATCAGTATCTTTAGTACctattattttcacaaaatttaacATATCATGCTGCACTTATCATTGAACTAAATTCATTCCTCTCTATTCATGGAGACATGGTTTTATTTGCTTGTTTGCTTTTGCCATGTAAGGTCTCCTGACACTTCGCGGATCAGAAACAAGATGATTTACGCCAGCTCAAAGGACAGATTTAAGAGGGAGCTGGATGGAATCCAAGTTGAATTACAGGCAACTGATCCAACTGAAATGGGTCTTGATGTCATTAAGAGTCGTGCTAACTAAGTGAGAATTTGTAGGCCTTCTGCGGCAGAGTTGCTCTGTTGACctttacttgaaaaagaatGCCTATAATTTGTGGGATGGTAAACTTGGGTATGAGTAGGAACCAAGTACTTCCTATACCGttccttatattttaaatggaaTTTGTGTGTCTGGTGTATGATGTTGTCTTTACTTTAGATATTATTCGTTTGGTGTTTCAGTTGTAGATTGATATCTACAAGCTAATATGCAACAATCCGGGAGGGGTTCAGACTCCCAGACTGCGTTGTTATTTAAATGGATACTTTTGATCCCTGGTCCTAATTTGGAGCGCAAACAGACGTTCTCGCTTTCTGGTTATCATTTGAGCagtttgttaatataaatgaaagaGAAGTACAGAGTGTTCTTTCGTTCACATTGTTTCCATTCTGCTGGCTCTGGTATATGCCTACATATAGGATTATAAGAATGCCATTCATCTGAGTATAAATAATGTTGGAGACACAACTCGATTTTCTGCTTGACCTCTTTTTCTGTGGTCTGATATGAAAACCAACAGGGTCACTGGGTTGCAGGTGCCCTTGAAATCCTATGCCGTTACCATCATAATATATTCCTCAACATTAGTTAGTTCTatcaattaatcaatttattctGCTCCGAATTCACTGGGAACAGATTATCATCAGACTATCCTCCATTGTAAAATTGTGACTCGAGAAATGTTTCATTTCTAGACAGAAATAGTATATTTACTCAAAATTATACATCTGCCTCCTCCATGGAAAACAGGTTTTCTGAACACTCctctcttgattttttcttctccaCCTCAACTGACTTCAAATATTACCTGAGATTCTTGGCAAACAGGAAGTTTTTCTGTTTGAGGAATGATTTCCAGATTCTTGCGTACATTGCTTCAATGTCTCTTTCATCCGAGTTGGACCCTGCCACTTGGACAACATTGGAGGGGGCCTCATTTTCCCCGGCTTTACTTCACCCATCAGCCCGACTTCTACATCATCTCAATGTTCCTGTGAAGCGGGCTCCGCCACCATCATTGCAGCCGCTTCAGCCTGTGCGATCAAAGCTTTGGGCTTGTGGGGGGCTGACGACAAACAACAGCTCTGATAGAAATGCTTTTAGCAGGTTATGCATAgcgtttttcttttcaatcaacattgatttcattttaaatttgatagtCCATCCAATCCAAGCACTCGAAAACGAGATTTCTTGTAGTTGACACGCCTGTTGCTACACATTTTGGTTGTTCATTATCTGTAAGGAACAGCTCATCATTTTTGAGCAGCGCTTCTTGTTTGCATGAGCTATGTAGAAAATGGGAATTGCAAAAGCACATTATGTGATGGTCAGTAGGTAGTTGGAAATGATTGCATTAGTACAGTATCAATCTTTAGCCAACATAGATTAAGAACAACGAGAATATAAGCTGTAGTTACTTAAGCATTCAAGAGGATTGAGGCCATGAAAGATGAGCAGCCCCCTAAGTTTGGACATACCCCCAGAGAAATGTTTGAGATTACAAATAGCCTGTTATACCAACTACCTTAATTTCTGGGAAAAGCAAAACTAGGCTACCCTGTCTTTCTGCTATAGGTtcctcatacacacacacatataataagtaattgAAAAACTTTCTGTAGGCAAAGCAAGAAATTTAAGCTTTTTCAGCTTCATCAACTAACTTGCAGCTGAAATCCCAGAGCCTCTTGGCTAAAACCTCACTTCTTGCAACTCTGCTGGGTTTGAACTTGTTGCAGTCCACGAAATACTTCCCCGATACACCTTTCAAGCCCGGGTGAAGGGCAATGTAGCACGTTGTGGCCGCACCCTGAAAAATCAATAtcaaagttgaatgaaaatagtCCTTCACTCACAACCTTAGTTGTGATGATGCATATCtcataaaatgaatataatttaatttaaccaTGTTAAACAGATCAGGACAAGCAACACAGGGTGCatgtcttttcctttttcgttcttttttgcatgaaaaaatgttgaaagatTGTAACCTGGTGGACATTCTTCCATAGGATAAATGTGCAGATCTTTAAAATTCCTGCATCAAAATCTTAATCAG
This Sesamum indicum cultivar Zhongzhi No. 13 linkage group LG5, S_indicum_v1.0, whole genome shotgun sequence DNA region includes the following protein-coding sequences:
- the LOC105161454 gene encoding actin-depolymerizing factor 1-like; this encodes MAGALSLSLYKISLLLFFYIVFSWSPRSLPEAPEMANAASGMAVHDDCKLRFLELKAKRTYRFIIFKIEEKQKQVVVEKVGEPTQSYDDFTASLPVDECRYAVYDFDFVTAENCQKSRIFFIAWSPDTSRIRNKMIYASSKDRFKRELDGIQVELQATDPTEMGLDVIKSRAN